CAAACACGTATAATGAAAATTCTATGAAGTTagaagaacattttcagccaacacaaagttgccgttttttctacatttgtTCGTTTCAAACTTAAATAGCTCTAATCCAAGAAGGCTATAGCTTGCCAGTTTCCGTACTAAGTATTTTTGAACTGTACATATATTGTctattctttttttggaaaatgtggaattttcaaatgcagGTACTTAACCTGTGTAGCTTTCTGAATTGTGCCTCGTTAAAATTAACAGTCGCAGTAGTTTAGCAACAGAGGTTTATTCCAACATTTGCCACTGTTTACGGAAAAATAGCATGAGCAGCGGTTCACACTTTGTGTTCAATACAACTGTAAACAGCATGTCCGAAATTCCGAAATATATccgaaatataattttccaaaagtcaAAATGGTCAGGTCAATACTCGAAAAGATTTGTCTTTTTTAGGTTTTACAATCATTCATTGACAACGTTTCTTTACATGCCAACACATGCCAACGTTTCTTTAGTTGTTTTAAGTAGGTACTAAGtactaagtaagtaagtatGAAAAAAGATCCTAAACGACAAACTCCTTGTTTTGACCACCATTTTTataccttttttaaaaacaatttttggtattcCTCAGGAAAACTGTCTTCCTCAACAATAATGGAGAAACAAATAATGTTATCTGACAACTAATTAGTAActagaaaaggaaaaagtgCCGAATTCATAACTCTGAACAGCTCTCATCTACCCCAATTTTACTGATATGCGAAAGAAGGGAGAAGAAGTGCGAAAGAAAGCAGAAGAAGAGCGAGAAATAGGTGAAAACAGCGCTTGGCGGCACAATTCACTGATGTGCGAAAGAAAGGTGAAGAAGTGCGAAAGATAGGAGAACCAAATTGCAGAGTCACATCTTAAttggttatttttaaaatgatctAATTATCGTTACTGTTTTTCGAATAAAGTTTTGCAAATATAGTATTCAGCAAGTAGTACCTTACTAATATAATTatgaaagttttattataaaaactcATGCAGATATTGCGGTCAAAAAAGTTACTGCTTACCTTCTGAACTAGAACTGTACAACACAGTATTCGGCTAATAGTATTTTGGTTTCGGAAAATAATAttctttggaaatttgtttgatGAATATGAACCCTATTCTGTTTAATCTGAGTTGACTTAGAAGacaattcaaagttttaaaacggATTGTACTTTcgatttcttttcagaaaattactTAGTGGCCACAGtagaaatttttccaacacgTCTAATCCTTTCTACGTAATTATGTTTTTACAATTTCCTATGTGATTTGTGCCGGACAGATTAGCTTTTGTATTCAGTAACGTGAGACAAAAACAGGAACAAGTACAAAATTCGATAGACACCATCTCGATATGGAGAATGTATTTGTGCTACAGTACCAATTGCCAAATTCAGATAGCGCCACCCACATTTCTGAATATCGTATCGTGATTCTGAatcattgaatatttttgaagacaaAAACACATATGAGTAATTTTGATGAGAACAGAATATATTTGATTGAGTAAGAGAGaacaataaatacaaaaaatcgaaaaattgtattgtgtTTTGATGGGGAAATGATTTATAAAAGAAGCTCATgtcattgaatttttatttagttcTGTTTAGCTTTTCTCACTTAGAGTTGAGCTGATAGTTTATTGCAGTGTGGAGCTTTAGTTCACAAACCGCATGGAAACGTTGAGCAATTTTCTGACAATCTACCAtagccgaaaaattttcagaactatgtcatcatacaaattttcagtcagtgcattttcaatattttggcaAACCGTAGGTTTgcttaaaaactttttttgcagacttttgataatttttttttgatcttttttttttaatgaataaacatttgaaattgttttgatcGGCACggatgaaacaattttaagtttttttcacaaaacaaaatgcaacggctggaaacaattttttttttgaattaccgtGAAACAAAGAGATTTGGTAACAAATTTTGATACATAATTAAACCgtataatcaaaatttgacggtgatttcaaaaacaaaattgtttctagcagctgcgacattgacaaatcggtcaaatttcaaattttaactaatattATGTCATTTGTTTAGCCATCACAACTTTATtctgagaagttttcaagaagtttcattatgaaattctgtgttttcagacaattttgagtctaataaagcaattaaaaaattggactaTACCACCATTAATATGATTTCAAGTATTCGTATAATGAATTATACTAGAAAAACTCaaactgtaaattttctattttgaataCTTAACAACTGGGTTTTACTCTAACAATCAGAGAATAATGTATTGTATTTTGTGTTGCTAGAAGCAACTGGTTGTAGTATCTGATGTTAATTTCTGATCAGCAGATTATGAGtaatcttttttctaaaaattttaatctcgCTTCTATAAAATCCCCCAGAACGTGAGGCTCGatagttatttttcaattgaaagcatttttcgaatattcacTTCTCTTTCCCATTTCGAATCTTGTAAATTATTCCAGAATGCTTGGCAAAGAATGGAGTGCTCTGTTGAAACTGATTCAGGATGTTTCAGCGGTTTTCTCTATTGTGATCAACACTTTCCTGATCGCCTTAATTCTGACAAAATCCCCAAAACAGTTGGGCGCGTATAAATGGCTAATGATCTACATTTcggtttttgagattttttactCAATTCTGGATGTGGTGCTAGTTCCGGTACGTTCAACTTTTGATTGGGAACAATCAAAATTCTGGGAGAGTAGGATAATAAATGAGCGACtagttttttattcgatttatCTAGTCTAGACGAGCACGTGATgacaggctgtcccattacggtttgatctacaaaaaatgcgggactTTTTTTTACCAGAAACATGTGACGTCATGAGCTTTAGCAGTGAGCCATCGGCGGCCGCAATTAGTGTCGGCTGCTCACTTAAATTGTACTCACTAAAACATTGTTCAGTGTATGCTAGTGTAAATAACTGTATGGTTTTCTAACAGCTGAGCAAAGTCGGATATTTACTATTAGAGGTGCTTTGTAAGGCtatgagttttaaaattttcagcaacacTATTCCCACGGTCCCACATTTCTGGTCATCGTTGGTCTTAAGGACAAACTGTTCGGCCCCGCAGGCCTCCTTATTCTGAATTCCTGCTACTGGGGATGCTTCGGTGCATCGATGGCAGTTTTCGCTGTTCATTTTGTCTACCGATGGCTTGTTGTTACTGAGTGagtattaaaattgaaactcaTCTGATAACCTTTTATATTTGCTCAGGCACCCATTGCTCGAGACATTTAACGGATGGAAAATCTGGATTTGGTTCTCGGTTCCTATGTGGTACGGGTTGACTTGGATATGCACCGGATATATTCTCTCGGCACCAAATGAGCACACCTCGAGATTTATAAAgtaattgtttaatttcagtattttctcattgtctaaatttgaaattcagggACAATGTAAAAGAGATATTCGACTTGGAATTTGATGAATATGTCTACTTGGGGCCATTTCTCTACGAGAAAACTGATAATGGAACTATTGATGTGCACATTGTGCCATTTATTGGGTTGGGCATAATTTCTGGAACTATTGTGAGTTGCAGTATAGGCAAGTTCGCATTATTCTCGTAATAAATTCCAGGTATCATCCATCATAATCGTCCTAGTCTTCGGTATTCTTTgctaccaaaaaatcaataaactagTTGCCACTACTGCAGCTTCTGCCAAACTCATCAAGCTTCAGCGTCAACTGTTCTATGCCCTTGTTATCCAAACCCTAGTCCCTTTCATCTTAATGCATATCCCAGCAGCAATAATGTTTGCGTTCGTTTTCCTGGACATTGATCTAGGCGTCTACAGTGCTGTTGTATCAATGACCATTGCAATTTATCCGGCAGTTGATCCTATTCCGACGTTGGTTATTGTTGAGAATTACAGAAAAACCATTATCAGTGAGAACTGaactattttaaacaaaatcagacaatttcaaatttcagggtACTTGAAACTAGATTGTGTCAAAAGATCTTCAGTAGCTGTAGCAACTTCCACGACAGAAGCAAGATCTGCAAAAGCTTCAGATCCCGTTCCATCTTAAAtgtttagaaataaaatttgaaggaTAAAATTACGCATcgtcactttttgaataaGGTTTTAGGAACACTCTGGCAACATAGAGCAGAGTGGATGGGTATATTTGAAATCAACTCGTTATTTGCCcgttttattttattcgagAGACTCGAGCCAAGAAAATggtcttcaaaaattatgatttttatcaagtgtaaaattaaaatcattacttatatataaaaaatacatGAGGGATGTtacaattgtagtttgtagtctgtgacgtcacacttgcAAGGTGTTTCCGGCTGTTGGAGGGATTGtgggttggggttagtggtgggatatggtcggggtactgtagtagtgctgtagtagtactgtaggagtactgtaggattactatattttttgaaaaattggcttttcgtcttttgaagtgatattgCTTTGGGGTTAGTGTCGG
This is a stretch of genomic DNA from Caenorhabditis elegans chromosome V. It encodes these proteins:
- the str-227 gene encoding Seven TM Receptor (Partially confirmed by transcript evidence) is translated as MAVFAVHFVYRWLVVTEHPLLETFNGWKIWIWFSVPMWYGLTWICTGYILSAPNEHTSRFIKDNVKEIFDLEFDEYVYLGPFLYEKTDNGTIDVHIVPFIGLGIISGTIVSSIIIVLVFGILCYQKINKLVATTAASAKLIKLQRQLFYALVIQTLVPFILMHIPAAIMFAFVFLDIDLGVYSAVVSMTIAIYPAVDPIPTLVIVENYRKTIIRYLKLDCVKRSSVAVATSTTEARSAKASDPVPS
- the str-227 gene encoding Serpentine receptor class r-10 (Partially confirmed by transcript evidence), coding for MLGKEWSALLKLIQDVSAVFSIVINTFLIALILTKSPKQLGAYKWLMIYISVFEIFYSILDVVLVPQHYSHGPTFLVIVGLKDKLFGPAGLLILNSCYWGCFGASMAVFAVHFVYRWLVVTEHPLLETFNGWKIWIWFSVPMWYGLTWICTGYILSAPNEHTSRFIKDNVKEIFDLEFDEYVYLGPFLYEKTDNGTIDVHIVPFIGLGIISGTIVSSIIIVLVFGILCYQKINKLVATTAASAKLIKLQRQLFYALVIQTLVPFILMHIPAAIMFAFVFLDIDLGVYSAVVSMTIAIYPAVDPIPTLVIVENYRKTIIRYLKLDCVKRSSVAVATSTTEARSAKASDPVPS